In Candidatus Polarisedimenticolia bacterium, the genomic window CTCCCGAGGGGCTGCGTCAGACGCTCACGGTACCGCTGCATCGGGAGCTGGCGGCGGGTACGCTGCGGGCGATCTTCCGGCAGGCCTGCAGGTTCGTGCCGGAGGAGGACCTGGAGCCGTTGTTTTTCGGCGAGTGACGACGGGCGGGCGGGGGACGCACGTCCATCCCGCATCCGGGACGGACAATCCCGGGACCGCACAGGGTGGGCCGCCCGGCTTTCCGTTGGCCCCCTCCATACCGGACATTGCCGGGGATCCAGGGCGCTCAATGACTGGCACGCCCCTTGAAATACTGACTGGTTTCGCCGGTTCACCCCTGCCGGTTCGTTTCTTCAGCCCGGACGTTTTCCAGGGTAGGAGGCCTTGATGGACAACTTCTGGCAGGACCTGCGCTACGGGTGGCGCATGCTGCGCGCGCGGCCGGGGTTCGCGCTGGTCGCGGTGCTCACGCTGGCGCTCGGGATCGGGGCGAACACGGCAATTTTCAGCGCGGTGAACGCGCTCCTGCTCCGGCCGCTGCCGATCGAGGACCCGGACCGGTTGGTGTTCGGGATGGCGCTGCGCGAAGGGTTCGACCCGTTCGGGACGTCCCTGCTGGAGTACGACCTCTATCGCACCGAGAGCCGCTCGTTCGCGAACAGCGGGGTGGGGACGCCGCGCCTCTTCAACTTGGTCGGCTGGGGGGAGCCCGAGCGTCTTCGCGGGGCGACGGTGACCGCCTCGTACCTGGCGACGGTCGGGGTGAAGCCGGCGCTGGGGCGCGTGTTCGCCGACGAGGACGACCGGCCCGGCGGGCCGGCGGTGGCGCTGGTCGGCCACGAACTGTGGCAAAGGCGCCTGGGCGGGGACAGCTCGGTGCTCGGGCGGTCGCTGAACCTCGAGGGGCGCACCCACTCCATCGTGGGCGTGCTGCCGCCGGGGTTCGACATGCCATACTCGGCGGAGGTCTGGGTGCCGATGCAGGTCAGCATCGGCGCGCTGCCGATCGACCAGCGGGCGGCGACGGCCAACGAGTTCGTGGGGCGCCTGAAGCCGGGGGTGGCGCTCGCGCAGGCGGACGCCGAGCTGAAGGGGCTCGCCCGGCGGCTCGAGCAAGAGCATCCGCAGATCCGGCGCGGCTGGTCGTTCGGGATCATCCCGATCCGCCAGTTGCTGCTCGCCGACCTGGACGGGAGAACGCACCGCTCGCTGGTGGTCCTGGTCGTGGCGGTCGGGTTCCTGCTTCTCATCTGCTGCGCCAACGTGGCCGGGCTTCTCTTGGCGCGGGGCGTGGCGCGCGAGGGGGAGATCGCCGTCCGCCTGTCGCTGGGGGCGGGGCGCGGGCGGCTGGTCAGGCAGCTCCTCACCGAGAGCCTGCTCCTGGCGATGATCGGCGGCGCCGCCGGCGTCCTCCTGGCGTTCTGGATCCTGCCTGCCCTGACGACGCTCAACCCGGTGCGGGCCTTCGTTCTCATCCCGTATCTCAACGAATTCCGGATCGACGGGCCGGTGCTGCTCTTCTCACTGTCCCTCACGCTCGTGGCGGCGGGGATCTTCGGGCTGGTCCCGGCACTGCGGGCGGCCGGCTCGGCCGGCCTGATGGCCGTCCTGAAGCGCCGCGAGCAGCGCGCCGGCGCCGGGACGGCGGGCCGCCGCTCGCTCGGGACCCTGGTCGTCGCGGAGATGGCCATCGCCACGACCCTGCTGGTCGGCGGCGGCCTCGTGGTGCAGTCGTTCCAGAGGCTGCAGAGGGTCGAGCTCGGGTTCCGCCCGGACGGCGTCCTGACGATGGAGCTGCCGCTTTCCCCCGCGAAATACGACGGGCTCGCGCGGCAGGTCCAGTTCATGGACCAGGTGCTCGAGCGCGTCCGCTCGCTCCCCGGAGTCGGGTCTGCCGGGATGACGACCAACGTGCCGCTGCAGCGCGGCGTGACCCTCGACTCGGTCTTCGAGGTCGAAGGGCGCCCGCGCGCCAATCCGTCCGACGTGCCGGTCACCGCCCACCGCCTGGTCACTCCGGGCTACATGGAGACGATCGGCCTGACGCTCCTCAAGGGGCGCATGCTCGACGCGCGCGACCGCGACGGCGCCCTGCCCGTGGCCGTCGTCAGCGAGGAGCTGGTCCGCCAGTCGTGGCCGGGGGAGGACCCGATCGGCAAGCGCCTGCGCCGCATCAGGACGGGGGAGCGCGGCCCCTGGATGACCGTCGTCGGCGTCGTCAAGGACATCAAGGAGGACCGGTTCAATTTCCGCGGCGTCCGGCCGGTCTGGTACCTGCCGTACGCGCAGCAGGCGTTCCCCGTGCCGGTCAGCCTGCCGCTGAACCTGGTCGTGCGCGCCGGCGGCGATCCCGCTGGCAGGCCGGGCGGCGCCGCGGCGGGCGATCCGGCCGGGCTCGCGA contains:
- a CDS encoding ABC transporter permease produces the protein MDNFWQDLRYGWRMLRARPGFALVAVLTLALGIGANTAIFSAVNALLLRPLPIEDPDRLVFGMALREGFDPFGTSLLEYDLYRTESRSFANSGVGTPRLFNLVGWGEPERLRGATVTASYLATVGVKPALGRVFADEDDRPGGPAVALVGHELWQRRLGGDSSVLGRSLNLEGRTHSIVGVLPPGFDMPYSAEVWVPMQVSIGALPIDQRAATANEFVGRLKPGVALAQADAELKGLARRLEQEHPQIRRGWSFGIIPIRQLLLADLDGRTHRSLVVLVVAVGFLLLICCANVAGLLLARGVAREGEIAVRLSLGAGRGRLVRQLLTESLLLAMIGGAAGVLLAFWILPALTTLNPVRAFVLIPYLNEFRIDGPVLLFSLSLTLVAAGIFGLVPALRAAGSAGLMAVLKRREQRAGAGTAGRRSLGTLVVAEMAIATTLLVGGGLVVQSFQRLQRVELGFRPDGVLTMELPLSPAKYDGLARQVQFMDQVLERVRSLPGVGSAGMTTNVPLQRGVTLDSVFEVEGRPRANPSDVPVTAHRLVTPGYMETIGLTLLKGRMLDARDRDGALPVAVVSEELVRQSWPGEDPIGKRLRRIRTGERGPWMTVVGVVKDIKEDRFNFRGVRPVWYLPYAQQAFPVPVSLPLNLVVRAGGDPAGRPGGAAAGDPAGLANADPASLAAAVRAAVHAVDADQPVAGVMPMPESISDVLIAERFSAVLMGTLAALGLLLAALGLYGVMAYSVDRRTGEIGLRMALGARPRDVLRLVVGQGVWLVGIGLALGVAGAWGLTRLIASGLYQVDAADPATFAGVALLLAAVALLACWVPARRATRIDPMAALRSE